The Nitrospira lenta genome window below encodes:
- the cysD gene encoding sulfate adenylyltransferase subunit CysD, producing the protein MQHLRELEDQSVYILREAYKHFNELAMLWSMGKDSTVLLWLARKAFFGHVPFPLVHIDTGYEMPELIDYRDRLAKEWHLNLVVGQNREALAGGMGPDRGRVTCCTAMKIEALKHTIATHKWTAVILGIRADEEGTRAKERYFSLRDQHGEWNFRDQPPELWDQYKTTFPAGSHVRVHPLLDWTELNIWEYLEQERVSLPKLYFDRGAGTRYRSLGCVPCTGTVNSCANTIPQIITELRSTTIAERSGRAQDEGRGMETLRKLGHM; encoded by the coding sequence GTGCAACACCTCAGAGAGCTGGAAGATCAGAGCGTCTACATTCTTCGCGAAGCCTACAAACACTTCAACGAGCTCGCCATGCTCTGGTCGATGGGCAAGGACTCGACGGTGCTGTTATGGCTGGCCAGGAAAGCGTTCTTCGGTCACGTGCCGTTTCCGCTCGTGCACATCGATACCGGCTACGAAATGCCGGAATTGATCGACTATCGCGATCGCCTCGCCAAGGAGTGGCACCTCAATCTCGTCGTCGGCCAAAACCGGGAGGCCCTGGCCGGCGGCATGGGCCCTGACCGAGGCCGCGTCACCTGCTGCACGGCGATGAAGATCGAGGCGCTCAAACACACCATCGCGACGCACAAGTGGACGGCCGTGATTCTGGGGATTCGCGCCGATGAGGAAGGCACGCGAGCAAAAGAACGCTATTTTTCATTGCGCGACCAGCACGGCGAGTGGAACTTCCGCGACCAGCCCCCGGAACTGTGGGACCAATACAAAACGACGTTTCCCGCCGGGTCGCATGTGCGCGTGCACCCGCTGCTTGACTGGACCGAGCTGAACATCTGGGAATACCTCGAACAAGAACGGGTGTCTCTTCCGAAATTGTATTTCGACCGGGGCGCCGGCACGCGCTATCGCAGCCTGGGATGCGTCCCCTGCACCGGAACCGTCAATTCCTGCGCCAACACGATCCCACAAATCATCACCGAACTGCGCAGCACGACTATCGCCGAGCGATCCGGCCGGGCGCAGGATGAAGGGCGCGGCATGGAGACGCTCCGTAAGCTGGGGCACATGTAA